In the Variovorax sp. S12S4 genome, one interval contains:
- a CDS encoding ABC transporter substrate-binding protein, with the protein MNRIVRHLHRLALGLCVAGAASLAGAQGPAPATYNVGATATGVPFTFLDVKTNTIQGMMVDTVTAVGKAGGFGVNVQQTVFSALIPSLTARKIDIVSAAMLKTVARQEVVDFSDPVYSYGEGLIVKSDDTRAYASLDELKGEVVGAQVGTVFLDMLTKKGIFKEVRSYDSVADMTRDLSLGRIKAGLGDQPIIAYQLRQNNFPGVKLVESYKPVNVGDVCLVVRKGDTETLARLNKAIAAVKADGTLAKIVQKWGI; encoded by the coding sequence ATGAATCGCATCGTTCGCCACCTTCATCGCCTTGCCCTTGGCCTGTGTGTCGCAGGCGCCGCCTCGCTGGCCGGTGCGCAGGGGCCCGCGCCGGCTACCTACAACGTGGGCGCCACGGCGACCGGCGTGCCGTTCACCTTCCTGGACGTGAAAACCAACACCATCCAGGGAATGATGGTCGACACGGTCACCGCCGTCGGCAAGGCCGGCGGTTTTGGCGTGAACGTGCAGCAGACGGTGTTCTCGGCCCTCATTCCTTCGCTCACCGCCCGCAAGATCGACATCGTCTCGGCCGCCATGCTCAAGACCGTGGCGCGCCAGGAGGTAGTCGACTTCAGCGACCCGGTCTATTCCTACGGCGAGGGCCTGATCGTCAAGAGCGACGACACGCGCGCCTATGCATCGCTCGACGAACTCAAGGGCGAAGTGGTCGGCGCGCAGGTCGGCACCGTGTTCTTGGACATGCTCACCAAAAAGGGGATCTTCAAGGAGGTGCGCAGCTACGACTCGGTGGCCGACATGACCCGCGACCTTTCGCTGGGCCGCATCAAGGCCGGCCTTGGCGACCAACCCATCATTGCCTACCAGCTGCGGCAGAACAACTTTCCGGGCGTGAAGCTGGTCGAGAGCTACAAGCCCGTGAACGTCGGCGACGTGTGCCTGGTGGTGCGCAAGGGCGATACCGAGACGCTGGCCCGCCTCAACAAGGCCATTGCGGCGGTCAAGGCCGACGGGACGCTCGCCAAGATCGTCCAGAAATGGGGCATCTGA
- a CDS encoding IclR family transcriptional regulator, protein MDATPDIAREESPSLLFNQSLEKGLAVLQAFSARRRTMTLADVAEATDITKSSAQRMIFTLEKLGYVRKHPRTRRYQLTPRVMEIGFNYLAANPLIEVANPFLSELTKVTTETSCLTEPDGVDMVYVARFVSAQFVPVHMPIGSRIPMYCTASGRAYLSALPEDEARALIEACDRVPHTAHTRTGVDEILEELRLARLQGFATNAEELFLGDMTIAAPVMGSQGRPVASVHLVAPTSRWTLEEAVRKLAPTLLLCARSLTNSTRSID, encoded by the coding sequence ATGGACGCCACACCCGACATTGCCCGAGAAGAAAGCCCCAGCCTGCTGTTCAACCAGTCGCTGGAGAAGGGCTTGGCCGTGCTGCAGGCCTTCAGCGCCCGGCGCCGCACCATGACGTTGGCCGACGTGGCCGAAGCCACCGACATCACCAAGAGTTCGGCGCAGCGGATGATCTTCACGCTCGAGAAACTCGGCTACGTTCGCAAGCACCCGAGAACCCGGCGCTACCAGCTCACACCGCGCGTGATGGAGATCGGGTTCAACTACCTGGCAGCGAATCCGCTCATCGAGGTGGCGAATCCGTTTCTGTCCGAGCTGACCAAGGTCACTACGGAAACCTCTTGCCTGACCGAGCCCGACGGCGTCGACATGGTCTACGTCGCGCGCTTTGTCAGCGCGCAGTTCGTGCCGGTTCACATGCCGATCGGCAGCCGCATTCCGATGTACTGCACGGCTTCGGGGCGCGCCTACCTGAGCGCGCTGCCTGAAGACGAGGCGCGTGCGCTCATCGAAGCCTGCGACCGCGTGCCCCACACGGCGCACACGCGCACCGGTGTCGATGAAATCCTTGAAGAGTTGCGCCTGGCGAGGCTGCAGGGCTTTGCCACCAATGCCGAGGAGCTGTTTCTCGGCGACATGACCATTGCGGCGCCCGTGATGGGCAGCCAGGGCCGGCCGGTCGCATCGGTGCACCTGGTTGCGCCGACCAGCCGATGGACTCTGGAAGAGGCCGTGCGCAAGCTGGCACCAACGCTGCTTTTGTGCGCGCGCTCTCTCACCAATTCCACGCGCAGCATCGACTGA
- the gltX gene encoding glutamate--tRNA ligase, with product MTGKVRTRIAPSPTGFLHLGTARTALYSWAYARHHGGEFVLRIEDTDVARSTQDSTDQILASMHWLGLDYDEGPIYQMQRLERYREVIAQMLAAGTAYHCYCTPAELDEMREAQRARGEKTLYDRRWRPEPGKVLPPVPEGVPPVVRFCNPPEGDVTWNDLVKGEITINNREIDDLIILRPDGVPTYNFAVVVDDWDMAITHVFRGDEHINNTPWQINIFRALGAPLPQFGHVPVILGDDGQKLSKRRGAVSVTAYEENGYLPEAMLNYLARLGWSHGDDELFTREQMVSWFDGSHLSKSPAQWDAAKLAWVNAQYIKAKPDAELAPLVAAQLKKRGIEADDRLAAICALFKDRCETTVALADWAAAFYTDVTPSEADRTQHVTDAVKPVIATLAEKFASVPWEKVSIAAAIKEVLAAHSVKMPVLAMPVRVLVMGTPQTPSLDSVLAIFSREKVVERLKRA from the coding sequence ATGACCGGCAAAGTTCGCACCCGCATCGCTCCGTCTCCTACCGGGTTTCTTCACCTGGGCACCGCGCGCACCGCGCTTTATTCGTGGGCCTACGCGCGCCACCACGGCGGCGAATTTGTGCTGCGCATCGAAGACACCGACGTGGCCCGCTCCACGCAGGATTCGACCGACCAGATCCTGGCTTCGATGCATTGGCTCGGCCTCGACTACGACGAAGGCCCGATCTACCAGATGCAGCGCCTGGAGCGCTACCGCGAAGTCATCGCGCAGATGCTTGCGGCCGGCACGGCTTATCACTGCTACTGCACGCCGGCCGAGCTCGATGAAATGCGTGAAGCGCAACGCGCGCGCGGCGAAAAGACGCTGTACGACCGCCGCTGGCGTCCGGAGCCGGGCAAGGTGCTGCCGCCCGTGCCCGAAGGTGTGCCGCCGGTGGTGCGCTTTTGCAATCCGCCCGAAGGCGACGTGACCTGGAACGACCTCGTCAAGGGCGAGATCACCATCAACAATCGCGAGATCGACGACCTCATCATCTTGCGGCCCGACGGTGTGCCTACCTACAACTTTGCGGTGGTGGTCGACGACTGGGACATGGCCATCACGCACGTGTTCCGCGGCGACGAGCACATCAACAACACGCCTTGGCAGATCAACATCTTTCGCGCACTGGGCGCACCGCTGCCGCAGTTCGGCCATGTGCCGGTCATCCTGGGCGACGACGGGCAAAAGCTCTCCAAGCGCCGCGGTGCCGTGAGCGTTACCGCGTATGAAGAGAACGGCTACCTGCCAGAGGCCATGCTCAACTACCTGGCGCGCCTTGGCTGGAGCCACGGCGACGACGAGCTCTTCACGCGCGAGCAGATGGTGAGCTGGTTCGACGGTTCGCACCTCTCCAAGAGCCCAGCGCAATGGGACGCCGCGAAGCTCGCATGGGTGAATGCGCAGTACATCAAGGCCAAGCCCGATGCGGAGCTCGCACCGCTGGTGGCTGCGCAGCTGAAGAAGCGCGGTATCGAGGCCGACGATCGCCTTGCCGCCATCTGCGCGCTCTTCAAGGACCGTTGCGAAACCACGGTGGCACTGGCCGACTGGGCCGCCGCGTTCTACACGGACGTGACGCCAAGCGAAGCCGATCGCACGCAGCACGTCACCGATGCGGTGAAGCCCGTCATCGCCACGCTCGCCGAGAAGTTCGCGAGCGTGCCGTGGGAAAAAGTTTCGATCGCCGCGGCCATCAAGGAAGTTCTGGCCGCACATTCTGTGAAAATGCCTGTGTTGGCCATGCCGGTTCGCGTCCTCGTGATGGGAACACCGCAGACGCCATCCCTCGATTCGGTGCTCGCAATTTTTTCCCGTGAAAAAGTTGTGGAGCGTCTGAAAAGGGCCTGA
- a CDS encoding O-succinylhomoserine sulfhydrylase, with the protein MTDERTLPPGLHRDTLALRTGLAPSQHGEHSEALFLTSGFVQPDAETSARRFAGTEAGFTYSRTSNPTVTSFEQRLAAMEGTEAAIGASTGMGAILMMCMGLLKAGDHVICSRSVFGSTLNLFGKEFAKFGVETTFVSQTDVAEWRAALKPNTKLLFAETPTNPLTEVCDIRALADLAHGAGALLAVDNCFCTPALQRPTELGADLIIHSGTKYLDGQGRVMAGAICGPSKLIVDVFGPVVRTAGMALSPFNAWVVLKGLETLGIRMQAQCANALAVAQWLETQPGVARVYYPGLASHPQHELAMRQQSGQGGAVVSFDVVGNDPETARANAFHVINSTRVVSIATNLGDTKTIITHPGTTSHGRLTEVQRQAAGISQGLIRVAVGLEYIDDIKADLLRGLGTLKS; encoded by the coding sequence CGAAGCGCTGTTCCTGACCAGCGGCTTCGTGCAGCCCGACGCCGAAACGTCGGCGCGCCGCTTTGCCGGCACCGAAGCGGGCTTTACCTACTCGCGCACTTCCAACCCGACGGTCACCAGCTTCGAGCAGCGCCTTGCGGCCATGGAAGGCACGGAAGCCGCCATCGGCGCTTCGACCGGCATGGGCGCCATCCTCATGATGTGCATGGGCCTGCTGAAGGCCGGCGATCATGTGATCTGCTCGCGCTCGGTGTTCGGCTCCACGCTCAACCTGTTCGGCAAGGAGTTCGCCAAGTTCGGTGTCGAGACCACCTTCGTCTCGCAGACCGACGTGGCCGAATGGCGCGCGGCCCTGAAGCCCAACACCAAGCTGCTGTTCGCCGAAACGCCGACCAATCCGCTGACCGAGGTGTGCGACATCCGTGCGCTGGCCGACCTGGCGCACGGCGCCGGCGCGCTGCTCGCGGTCGACAACTGCTTTTGCACGCCCGCGCTGCAGCGCCCGACCGAACTGGGCGCCGATCTCATCATTCATTCGGGCACCAAGTACCTCGACGGCCAGGGCCGCGTGATGGCCGGCGCAATCTGCGGTCCGTCGAAGCTCATCGTCGACGTGTTCGGCCCCGTAGTGCGCACCGCCGGCATGGCGCTGTCGCCGTTCAATGCGTGGGTGGTGCTCAAGGGCCTGGAAACGCTCGGCATTCGCATGCAGGCGCAGTGCGCCAATGCGCTGGCCGTGGCGCAGTGGCTCGAAACGCAGCCCGGCGTTGCACGCGTCTACTACCCCGGCCTTGCCTCGCATCCCCAGCATGAACTGGCCATGCGCCAGCAGTCGGGGCAGGGCGGGGCGGTGGTGTCGTTCGACGTGGTCGGCAACGACCCCGAAACGGCGCGCGCCAATGCCTTCCACGTGATCAACAGCACGCGCGTCGTGAGCATTGCCACCAACCTGGGCGACACCAAGACCATCATCACGCATCCCGGCACCACGTCGCACGGGCGCCTGACCGAAGTGCAGCGCCAGGCCGCCGGCATCAGCCAGGGGCTCATTCGCGTGGCGGTGGGCCTCGAGTACATCGACGACATCAAGGCCGACTTGCTTCGCGGCCTTGGCACCCTGAAATCCTGA